A stretch of the Streptomyces ortus genome encodes the following:
- the bldD gene encoding transcriptional regulator BldD — MSSEYAKQLGAKLRAIRTQQGLSLHGVEEKSQGRWKAVVVGSYERGDRAVTVQRLAELADFYGVPVQELLPGTTPGGAAEPPPKLVLDLERLAHVPAEKAGPLQRYAATIQSQRGDYNGKVLSIRQDDLRTLAVIYDQSPSVLTEQLIGWGVLDADARRAVSHDEG; from the coding sequence ATGTCCAGCGAATACGCCAAACAGCTCGGGGCCAAGCTCCGCGCCATCCGTACCCAGCAGGGCCTTTCCCTCCACGGCGTCGAGGAGAAGTCCCAGGGCCGCTGGAAGGCGGTCGTGGTCGGTTCGTACGAGCGCGGCGACCGCGCCGTGACCGTGCAGCGTCTTGCCGAGCTGGCGGACTTCTACGGCGTTCCCGTGCAGGAGCTGCTGCCGGGCACCACGCCGGGCGGGGCCGCCGAGCCGCCGCCGAAGCTGGTCCTCGACCTGGAGCGGCTGGCCCACGTACCGGCCGAGAAGGCGGGCCCCCTGCAGCGTTACGCGGCGACGATCCAGTCCCAGCGCGGCGACTACAACGGCAAGGTGCTGTCGATCCGCCAGGACGACCTGCGCACGCTCGCCGTCATCTACGACCAGTCGCCCTCGGTCCTCACCGAGCAGCTGATCGGCTGGGGCGTCCTGGACGCGGACGCGCGCCGCGCGGTCTCCCACGACGAGGGCTGA
- the nusB gene encoding transcription antitermination factor NusB yields the protein MAARNTARKRAFQILFEGDQRDVDVQTVLADWIRHSRTDTRQPPVSEFTMELVEGYAKHARRIDELISQYAVDWTLDRMPVVDRNILRLGAYELIWVDGTPDAVVLDEAVQLAKEFSTDDSPAFVNGLLGRFKELKSSLRRDES from the coding sequence GTGGCTGCCCGCAATACGGCCCGCAAGCGCGCCTTCCAGATCCTCTTCGAGGGGGACCAGCGGGACGTCGACGTCCAGACGGTCCTCGCCGACTGGATCCGGCACTCCAGGACCGACACCCGGCAGCCGCCCGTGAGCGAGTTCACGATGGAGCTGGTCGAGGGCTACGCGAAGCACGCGCGGCGCATCGACGAGCTGATCTCGCAGTACGCCGTCGACTGGACCCTCGACAGGATGCCGGTCGTCGACCGCAACATCCTGCGGCTGGGGGCGTACGAACTGATCTGGGTGGACGGGACCCCGGACGCGGTCGTGCTCGACGAGGCGGTGCAGTTGGCCAAGGAGTTCTCCACGGACGACTCGCCCGCCTTCGTGAACGGGCTGCTCGGCCGGTTCAAGGAGCTCAAGTCCTCCTTGCGCCGGGACGAGTCCTGA
- the efp gene encoding elongation factor P has protein sequence MASTNDLKNGLVLKLDGGQLWSVVEFQHVKPGKGPAFVRTKLKNVLSGKVVDKTFNAGVKVETATVDKRDMQFSYMDGEYFVFMDMQTYDQLMVDRKAVGDAANFLIEGFTATVAQHEGEVLFVELPAAVELVVQETEPGVQGDRSTGGTKPATLETGHQINVPLFITTGEKIKVDTRTSDYLGRVNS, from the coding sequence GTGGCTTCCACGAACGACCTCAAGAACGGCCTGGTGCTCAAGCTCGACGGGGGCCAGCTCTGGTCCGTCGTCGAGTTCCAGCACGTCAAGCCCGGCAAGGGCCCCGCCTTCGTGCGCACCAAGCTGAAGAACGTGCTTTCCGGCAAGGTCGTCGACAAGACGTTCAACGCCGGCGTCAAGGTCGAGACGGCCACTGTCGACAAGCGCGACATGCAGTTCTCGTACATGGACGGCGAGTACTTCGTCTTCATGGACATGCAGACCTACGACCAGCTCATGGTCGACCGCAAGGCCGTCGGCGACGCCGCGAACTTCCTGATCGAGGGCTTCACCGCCACCGTGGCGCAGCACGAGGGCGAGGTGCTCTTCGTCGAGCTGCCCGCCGCCGTCGAGCTCGTCGTCCAGGAGACCGAGCCGGGCGTCCAGGGCGACCGTTCCACGGGTGGCACCAAGCCCGCCACCCTGGAGACCGGTCACCAGATCAACGTCCCGCTCTTCATCACCACCGGTGAGAAGATCAAGGTCGACACCCGCACGAGCGACTACCTCGGCCGGGTGAACAGCTAA
- a CDS encoding aminopeptidase P family protein, with translation MPEVHETRRARLRDRVNASGSASALVTRPANVRYLTGVAPPGAVLLLGRTEDLLVHGTVPGTTPATATTAADGRPDEALRIHPLPTPGGDPAVAAADLAAAQGADSLAVEEHHLTVARHRAIGSVAPALRLSDVGGAVEQLRVIKDEEEISCLRIGAEIADQALGELLESILVGRTERHLALELERRLVDHGADGPAFRTSVGTGPHSGRRDHRPTDRRVEEGDFLSVCLGATYHGYRCEIGRTFVIGTSPADWQIELYDLVFASQRAGRQALVPGAAYRDVDRAARQVLDSAGYTEGLPESTGHGVGLEIDEEPQLAPAAMGKLDACVPVTVEPGVHLPGRGGVRIDDTLVVRPEADGGPELLTITTKELLAL, from the coding sequence ATGCCAGAGGTGCACGAAACCCGCCGAGCCCGGCTAAGAGACCGCGTCAACGCCAGCGGCAGCGCCTCCGCGCTGGTCACCCGCCCGGCCAACGTCCGCTACCTCACAGGCGTGGCCCCACCCGGCGCGGTCCTCCTCCTGGGCAGAACCGAGGACCTGCTCGTACACGGCACCGTGCCCGGCACGACACCGGCCACCGCCACCACCGCCGCGGACGGCCGCCCGGACGAGGCCCTGCGGATCCACCCGCTGCCGACCCCCGGCGGCGACCCCGCCGTCGCCGCCGCGGACCTCGCCGCGGCCCAGGGCGCCGACTCCCTCGCCGTGGAGGAGCACCACCTCACCGTGGCCCGCCACCGGGCGATCGGTTCCGTGGCCCCCGCCCTGCGGCTCTCGGACGTCGGCGGAGCCGTCGAACAGCTGCGGGTCATCAAGGACGAGGAGGAGATCTCCTGTCTGCGCATCGGTGCGGAGATCGCCGACCAGGCCCTGGGCGAACTACTGGAATCGATCCTGGTCGGCCGCACCGAACGGCATCTCGCGCTGGAACTGGAACGCCGCCTCGTCGACCACGGCGCCGACGGACCGGCCTTCAGGACGTCGGTCGGCACGGGCCCGCACTCCGGCCGGCGGGACCACCGGCCGACCGACCGCCGGGTCGAGGAGGGAGATTTCCTCTCCGTCTGCCTCGGGGCGACGTACCACGGATACCGCTGCGAGATCGGCCGCACGTTCGTCATCGGCACCTCTCCCGCGGACTGGCAGATCGAGCTCTACGACCTCGTCTTCGCATCCCAGCGGGCCGGCCGCCAGGCCCTCGTGCCCGGCGCCGCCTACCGTGACGTGGACCGCGCGGCCCGTCAGGTCCTGGACTCCGCCGGGTACACGGAGGGCCTTCCCGAGTCGACCGGACACGGTGTGGGGCTCGAAATCGACGAGGAGCCGCAGTTGGCCCCCGCGGCCATGGGTAAACTGGACGCTTGCGTGCCGGTCACCGTCGAACCGGGGGTCCACCTCCCGGGCCGGGGCGGTGTCAGGATCGATGACACGCTCGTCGTGCGCCCTGAGGCGGACGGCGGACCCGAGCTACTCACCATCACGACCAAGGAACTGCTCGCGCTCTAG
- a CDS encoding Pro-rich N-terminal domain-containing protein, translated as MQHAVGSPLPPPHQPGHGPAAGWSGAAPHPGQHHPGAQAGAPAGPPPGFAGAQPGPAAPHPPGPAHPPAPPHQPGHPPAPHHAVPHHAPVPPTPDTTGHVQLPPGGPVPMPSAPPATGVPDPTSTTLAVLLIGPAGAGKTSVAKYWADHRRVPTAHISLDDVREWVRSGFADPQSGWNDMSEAQYRLARRTCGFAARNFLANNISCILDDAVFPDRPVVGLGGWKRHVGPGLLPVVLLPGLEIVLERNAERSGNRRLTDEEVARIHGRMAGWYGSGLPIIDNSQLDVPQTAQVLDEVLSRSIASPPQW; from the coding sequence ATGCAGCACGCAGTGGGGTCTCCGCTGCCGCCGCCCCATCAGCCGGGGCACGGACCGGCCGCCGGCTGGTCGGGGGCCGCACCACACCCGGGACAGCACCACCCCGGTGCGCAAGCCGGTGCCCCCGCGGGCCCGCCGCCGGGCTTCGCCGGAGCGCAGCCGGGACCCGCGGCCCCGCACCCGCCGGGACCCGCGCATCCGCCGGCTCCGCCGCATCAGCCGGGGCACCCGCCCGCGCCGCACCACGCCGTCCCGCACCACGCTCCCGTACCGCCGACGCCGGACACCACGGGGCACGTCCAGCTGCCGCCGGGCGGCCCCGTCCCGATGCCGAGCGCGCCGCCCGCGACCGGCGTCCCCGATCCGACGTCCACGACGCTCGCGGTGCTGCTCATCGGACCCGCGGGCGCGGGCAAGACCAGCGTCGCCAAGTACTGGGCCGACCACCGCAGGGTGCCCACGGCGCACATCAGCCTGGACGACGTCCGCGAATGGGTGCGCTCGGGCTTCGCCGACCCGCAGTCGGGGTGGAACGACATGTCGGAGGCCCAGTACCGGCTCGCCCGCCGCACGTGCGGCTTCGCGGCCCGCAACTTCCTGGCCAACAACATCTCCTGCATCCTCGACGACGCGGTCTTCCCCGACCGGCCCGTGGTGGGCCTCGGCGGCTGGAAGCGGCATGTCGGGCCCGGGCTGCTCCCGGTCGTCCTGCTGCCGGGCCTGGAGATAGTCCTGGAGCGCAACGCGGAGCGCTCCGGAAACCGCCGCCTCACCGACGAGGAAGTGGCCCGCATCCACGGCCGGATGGCCGGCTGGTACGGCTCGGGCCTCCCCATCATCGACAACTCCCAACTGGACGTCCCCCAGACGGCCCAGGTCCTGGACGAGGTCCTGTCCCGCTCCATCGCAAGCCCACCCCAGTGGTAG
- the aroB gene encoding 3-dehydroquinate synthase: MNEAVTRIHVGGTAGSEPYEVLVGRQLLGELGQLVGERAKRVAVIHPEALAETGDALRADLAEQGFEAVAIQVPNAEEAKTAEVAAYCWKALGQSGFTRTDVIIGVGGGATTDLAGFVAATWLRGVRWIAIPTTVLAMVDAAVGGKTGINTAEGKNLVGAFYPPVGVLCDLAALDSLPVHDFVSGLAEIIKAGFIADPEILALIEADPQGARTPAGPHTAELIERSIRVKAEVVSSDLRESGLREILNYGHTLAHAIEKNERYEWRHGAAVSVGMHFAAELGRLAGRLDDATADRHRTILESVGLPLTYRYDQWPKLLENMKVDKKSRGDLLRFIVLDGLAKPTVLEGPDPAVLLAAYGEVGV; encoded by the coding sequence ATGAACGAGGCAGTGACGCGGATCCATGTCGGCGGCACGGCGGGCAGCGAGCCGTACGAGGTCCTGGTCGGCCGCCAACTCCTCGGTGAACTGGGTCAGTTGGTGGGGGAGAGGGCCAAGCGGGTCGCGGTCATCCACCCCGAGGCGCTCGCCGAGACCGGTGACGCGCTGCGCGCCGACCTCGCCGAGCAGGGCTTCGAGGCCGTCGCCATCCAGGTGCCCAACGCGGAGGAGGCCAAGACCGCGGAGGTCGCCGCCTACTGCTGGAAGGCTCTCGGACAGTCCGGCTTCACCCGCACCGACGTGATCATCGGCGTCGGCGGCGGGGCCACCACCGACCTGGCGGGCTTCGTCGCGGCGACCTGGCTGCGCGGCGTGCGCTGGATCGCCATCCCCACCACCGTGCTGGCCATGGTGGACGCGGCGGTCGGCGGCAAGACCGGCATCAACACCGCCGAGGGCAAGAACCTCGTCGGCGCCTTCTACCCGCCCGTCGGCGTACTGTGCGACCTCGCCGCGCTCGACTCGCTGCCGGTCCACGACTTCGTGTCCGGGCTCGCCGAGATCATCAAGGCCGGCTTCATCGCCGACCCGGAGATCCTCGCCCTCATCGAGGCCGATCCGCAGGGCGCCCGTACGCCCGCCGGGCCGCACACCGCCGAGCTCATCGAGCGCTCCATCCGGGTCAAGGCCGAGGTCGTCTCGTCCGACCTCAGGGAGTCCGGGCTGCGCGAGATCCTCAACTACGGGCACACCCTCGCGCACGCCATCGAGAAGAACGAGCGCTACGAGTGGCGGCACGGCGCGGCCGTCTCGGTCGGTATGCACTTCGCCGCCGAACTGGGCCGTCTCGCGGGCCGGCTCGACGACGCGACCGCGGACCGGCACCGCACGATCCTGGAGTCCGTCGGGCTGCCGCTGACCTACCGCTACGACCAGTGGCCCAAGCTCCTGGAGAACATGAAGGTCGACAAGAAGTCCCGCGGCGACCTCCTGCGCTTCATCGTCCTGGACGGACTGGCCAAGCCGACCGTCCTGGAGGGCCCCGACCCGGCGGTGCTGCTCGCCGCCTACGGCGAAGTGGGCGTATAG
- a CDS encoding shikimate kinase, with product MTAPRVVLVGPMGVGKSTVGALLAQRLGCRFRDTDEDIVAEQGRTIADIFVEEGESAFRALEKQAVRRALAGHEGVLALGGGSILDEDTRALLAGQPVVYLSMDVEEAVQRTGLNAARPLLAVNPRRQWRELMDARRPLYAGVASAVVATDGRTPEEVTRAVLDALELKEA from the coding sequence GTGACCGCTCCCAGGGTCGTGCTCGTCGGCCCCATGGGCGTCGGCAAGTCCACGGTCGGCGCGCTGCTCGCGCAGCGGCTCGGCTGCCGCTTCCGGGACACCGACGAGGACATCGTGGCCGAGCAGGGCCGCACCATCGCGGACATCTTCGTGGAGGAGGGCGAATCGGCCTTCCGCGCCCTGGAGAAGCAGGCCGTGAGGCGGGCGCTCGCCGGACACGAGGGCGTACTGGCCCTCGGCGGCGGCTCCATCCTCGACGAGGACACCCGGGCGCTGCTCGCCGGACAGCCCGTCGTGTACCTCTCCATGGACGTCGAGGAGGCCGTGCAGCGCACCGGTCTGAACGCGGCCAGGCCGCTGCTCGCGGTCAACCCGCGCCGGCAGTGGCGCGAACTCATGGACGCCCGCCGCCCGTTGTACGCGGGGGTCGCGAGCGCCGTGGTGGCCACCGACGGCCGCACCCCCGAAGAGGTCACCCGAGCGGTCCTCGACGCACTGGAGTTGAAGGAAGCATGA
- the aroC gene encoding chorismate synthase: MSRLRWLTAGESHGPALVATLEGLPAGVPITTEMVADHLARRRLGYGRGARMKFERDEVTFLGGVRHGLTLGSPVAVMVGNTEWPKWEQVMAADPVDPQILAELARNAPLTRPRPGHADLAGMQKYGFDEARPILERASARETAARVALGAVARSYLKETAGIEVVSHVVELAAAKAPYGVLPTPNDVERLDADPVRCLDADASKAMVAEIDQAHKDGDTLGGVVEVLAYGVPVGLGSHVHWDRRLDARLAAALMGIQAIKGVEVGDGFDLARVPGSKAHDEIVQTDEGIRRSSGRSGGTEGGLTTGELLRVRAAMKPIATVPRALATIDVVTGEATKAHHQRSDVCAVPAAGIVAEAMVALVLADAVAEKFGGDSVPETRRNVQSYLKNLVVR; this comes from the coding sequence TTGAGCAGGTTGCGCTGGCTGACCGCCGGGGAGTCCCACGGTCCGGCACTTGTGGCGACGCTGGAGGGTCTTCCCGCCGGCGTGCCGATCACCACGGAGATGGTGGCGGACCACCTGGCCCGGCGGCGCCTGGGCTACGGGCGCGGCGCGCGCATGAAGTTCGAGCGTGACGAGGTCACCTTCCTGGGCGGCGTCCGGCACGGACTCACCCTCGGCTCGCCGGTCGCGGTGATGGTCGGCAACACCGAGTGGCCCAAGTGGGAACAGGTCATGGCGGCCGACCCGGTCGACCCGCAGATCCTCGCCGAGCTGGCCCGCAACGCCCCGCTGACCCGGCCGCGGCCCGGCCACGCCGACCTCGCCGGTATGCAGAAGTACGGCTTCGACGAGGCACGGCCGATCCTGGAGCGGGCCTCCGCACGGGAGACCGCGGCCCGGGTGGCGCTGGGCGCGGTGGCGCGTTCGTACCTGAAGGAGACCGCCGGCATCGAGGTCGTCTCGCACGTGGTGGAGCTGGCGGCGGCGAAGGCCCCCTACGGAGTCCTGCCCACCCCGAACGACGTCGAGAGGCTGGACGCGGACCCGGTGCGCTGCCTGGACGCGGACGCCTCGAAGGCGATGGTCGCGGAGATCGACCAGGCCCACAAGGACGGCGACACCCTCGGTGGCGTGGTCGAGGTGCTGGCGTACGGGGTGCCGGTGGGTCTCGGTTCGCACGTGCACTGGGACAGGCGCCTCGACGCCCGGCTGGCGGCGGCGCTGATGGGCATCCAGGCGATCAAGGGCGTGGAGGTCGGGGACGGCTTCGACCTCGCGCGCGTGCCTGGTTCCAAGGCGCACGACGAGATCGTCCAGACCGACGAGGGCATCCGGCGCTCCTCTGGCCGCTCCGGCGGCACCGAGGGCGGGCTGACCACGGGCGAACTGCTGCGCGTACGGGCGGCGATGAAGCCCATCGCCACAGTGCCGCGGGCCCTGGCGACCATCGACGTGGTGACCGGCGAGGCGACCAAGGCGCACCACCAGCGTTCCGACGTGTGCGCGGTGCCGGCGGCGGGAATCGTCGCCGAGGCGATGGTCGCGCTGGTCCTGGCGGACGCGGTGGCGGAGAAGTTCGGCGGCGACAGCGTGCCGGAGACCCGGCGCAACGTCCAGTCGTACCTGAAGAACCTGGTCGTGCGGTGA
- a CDS encoding shikimate dehydrogenase, translating into MSGATRTDGGRRRRAAVLGSPIGHSLSPVLHRAAYEELGLHDWSYDRFEIDEAGLPEFIGKLGPDWAGLSLTMPLKRAVIPLLDDISETAAAVEAVNTVVCAEDGRRVGDNTDIPGIVAALRERGIEQVESAAILGAGATASSALAALARVCTGEVVAYVRSEARAAEMRQWGERLGIEVRTADWADAGQALRAPLVIATTPAGATDALAPSVPERPATLFDVLYDPWPTELAARWSAYGGAVVSGLDLLVHQAVLQVEQMTGLAPGPVDAMRTAGEKSLAARQDGR; encoded by the coding sequence ATGAGCGGCGCAACAAGGACTGACGGAGGCCGGCGGCGCCGGGCCGCCGTTCTCGGTTCCCCGATCGGCCATTCCCTCTCCCCGGTGCTGCACCGCGCCGCTTACGAGGAACTGGGTCTGCACGACTGGTCGTACGACCGTTTCGAGATCGACGAAGCGGGACTGCCCGAATTCATCGGGAAACTCGGCCCCGACTGGGCCGGCCTCTCGCTGACGATGCCGCTCAAACGGGCGGTCATTCCGCTGCTCGACGACATCAGTGAGACGGCCGCCGCCGTCGAGGCCGTGAACACGGTGGTGTGCGCCGAGGACGGCCGCCGCGTCGGCGACAACACCGACATCCCCGGCATCGTCGCCGCACTGCGCGAGCGCGGCATCGAACAAGTGGAATCCGCGGCGATCCTCGGCGCGGGCGCCACCGCCTCCTCCGCGCTGGCCGCTCTCGCCCGCGTCTGCACGGGCGAGGTCGTCGCGTACGTCCGCAGCGAGGCGCGCGCCGCCGAGATGCGGCAGTGGGGCGAGCGGCTCGGCATCGAGGTGCGTACGGCCGACTGGGCGGACGCCGGACAGGCGCTGCGCGCGCCCCTGGTGATCGCGACCACCCCGGCGGGCGCCACCGACGCCCTCGCCCCGTCCGTCCCCGAGCGGCCCGCCACCCTCTTCGACGTCCTGTACGACCCCTGGCCGACCGAACTTGCGGCCCGCTGGTCCGCCTACGGAGGCGCCGTGGTCAGCGGGCTCGACCTGCTTGTACACCAGGCGGTCCTCCAGGTCGAGCAGATGACGGGCCTCGCTCCGGGGCCGGTCGACGCCATGCGGACGGCCGGGGAGAAGTCCCTCGCGGCCCGCCAGGACGGCCGCTAG
- the mltG gene encoding endolytic transglycosylase MltG, whose translation MTEYGRGPGSEPWHPEDPLYGDGGWGGQEAQAAQSPYGGQPQHYPEQPQQPQYGDWGTGQQADYDQGQQPYAQGQQQHYVQGQQQYGGHAPQQYSGQGGQGYPDQGGQQYDQNAQQYDQNGRPYNGGWDNTGQQYQQPQQQVPYGGDPNDPYGNQAVAYNGQQPDYYGTPDAYPPPEPPSRRRAEPEPEAEPESQRTDWDPGPDQGEHAFFAGDDDDEDDTDDDPQSRRRGKSGKGGKGSKGKGEKKSKNGCACLVVSLVLLSVGGGVTYFGYQFYQSRFGSAPDYAGEGTGGQVTVVIPKGAFGSVIGQKLKAAGVVKSVDAFVAAQAQNENGDKIQAGSYLLKKQMSAESAVALMLDPKSQNNLVVREGQRNVTVYEAIDKQLDLSKGTTAKIAKEKYRSLGLPDWANDDSDIKDPLEGFLYPATYPADKNMKPETVLKDMVSQANKEYAKYDLEAKAKDLGLENPLQVVTVASLVQAEGITHDDFKKMASVVYNRLKPSNDVTNQKLEFDSTYNYLKGQSKIDISVAEIRNYDDPYNTYFYKGLPPGPIGNPGDEALRAALKPDGGAWMFFISIDGKKTDFTKTLAEHEKLVQKFNERRNKD comes from the coding sequence GCAGTACGGCGACTGGGGCACGGGCCAGCAGGCCGACTACGACCAGGGGCAGCAGCCGTACGCCCAGGGACAGCAGCAGCACTACGTCCAGGGGCAGCAGCAGTACGGCGGTCATGCTCCGCAGCAGTACAGCGGACAGGGTGGGCAGGGCTACCCCGACCAGGGCGGTCAGCAGTACGACCAGAACGCGCAGCAGTACGACCAGAACGGCCGGCCGTACAACGGCGGCTGGGACAACACGGGCCAGCAGTACCAGCAGCCGCAGCAGCAGGTCCCGTACGGCGGTGACCCGAACGATCCCTACGGCAACCAGGCCGTGGCGTACAACGGACAGCAGCCCGACTACTACGGGACGCCCGACGCCTATCCGCCGCCGGAGCCGCCCAGCCGCCGACGCGCCGAACCGGAACCCGAAGCGGAACCGGAATCGCAGCGCACCGACTGGGACCCGGGCCCCGACCAGGGCGAGCACGCGTTCTTCGCGGGCGATGACGACGACGAGGACGACACCGACGACGACCCGCAGAGCCGCCGGCGTGGAAAGAGCGGCAAAGGCGGTAAGGGAAGCAAGGGCAAAGGCGAGAAGAAGAGCAAGAACGGCTGCGCCTGCCTCGTGGTCTCCCTCGTCCTCCTCTCGGTGGGCGGGGGCGTCACCTATTTCGGCTATCAGTTCTATCAAAGCCGTTTCGGCTCGGCCCCCGACTACGCGGGCGAAGGAACCGGCGGTCAGGTGACCGTCGTGATTCCCAAGGGCGCCTTCGGATCGGTGATCGGCCAGAAACTGAAGGCGGCCGGCGTCGTCAAGAGCGTGGACGCCTTCGTCGCGGCCCAGGCGCAGAACGAGAACGGCGACAAGATCCAGGCGGGTTCCTATCTGCTGAAGAAGCAGATGTCCGCGGAAAGCGCTGTCGCGCTGATGCTCGATCCCAAGAGCCAGAACAATCTGGTCGTCAGGGAGGGGCAGCGCAATGTCACGGTGTACGAGGCGATCGACAAGCAGCTCGATCTCTCCAAGGGAACCACCGCGAAGATCGCCAAGGAGAAGTACAGGAGCCTCGGGCTCCCGGACTGGGCGAACGACGACAGCGACATCAAGGACCCGCTGGAAGGATTCCTCTATCCGGCGACCTATCCCGCAGACAAGAACATGAAGCCCGAGACCGTCCTGAAGGACATGGTCTCGCAGGCCAACAAGGAGTACGCGAAGTACGACCTGGAGGCGAAGGCCAAGGACCTCGGTCTGGAGAACCCGCTGCAGGTCGTCACGGTCGCGAGCCTCGTCCAGGCCGAGGGCATCACGCACGACGACTTCAAGAAGATGGCGTCCGTCGTCTACAACCGGCTGAAGCCGTCGAACGACGTCACCAACCAGAAGCTCGAATTCGACTCGACGTACAACTACCTCAAGGGTCAGAGCAAGATCGATATCTCGGTCGCCGAGATCCGCAACTACGACGACCCGTACAACACGTACTTCTACAAGGGTCTTCCGCCCGGGCCGATCGGGAATCCCGGTGACGAGGCGCTGCGGGCGGCGCTGAAGCCCGACGGCGGCGCGTGGATGTTCTTCATCTCCATCGACGGCAAGAAGACGGACTTCACCAAGACCCTGGCCGAGCACGAGAAGTTGGTTCAGAAATTCAATGAGCGGCGCAACAAGGACTGA